A genomic stretch from Photobacterium atrarenae includes:
- a CDS encoding TetR/AcrR family transcriptional regulator — protein MKTRDRILSVSLELFNRDGIAQVSTLIIATEMGISPGNLYYHFRGKDEIIATLVTELQNSVVTLSNEYPKQVKDFNDYWPFMHTIMALFTHYRFLFRNLETLNSQSPQIKRKIRSLILKLRHLSKDMLTHLISLGKLKCDQASLPLLADNLLLVSLNWLNYQTLLDDKYSESDLIRAGVLRLISMVEPYLTESAQSPFYTHQDLLDELVS, from the coding sequence ATGAAAACCCGTGACAGGATTTTATCAGTCAGCCTTGAACTCTTTAACCGTGACGGTATCGCCCAGGTCAGTACCCTGATTATTGCCACGGAAATGGGGATCAGCCCGGGCAACCTGTACTACCACTTTCGGGGCAAGGATGAGATTATCGCTACCCTGGTGACCGAGTTGCAAAACTCCGTGGTCACTTTGAGTAACGAGTATCCGAAACAGGTTAAAGACTTCAATGACTACTGGCCATTCATGCATACCATTATGGCGCTGTTTACCCATTACCGGTTCTTGTTCAGAAACTTAGAAACGCTCAACAGCCAAAGCCCGCAAATCAAGCGAAAAATCCGTTCACTGATCCTCAAACTGCGTCATCTCAGTAAAGATATGCTCACGCACCTGATCAGCTTAGGCAAACTCAAGTGCGACCAGGCCAGCTTGCCGCTGCTGGCAGATAACTTACTGCTGGTGAGCCTCAACTGGCTCAACTACCAAACTTTACTGGATGACAAATACAGTGAAAGCGATCTGATCCGAGCCGGGGTACTCCGGTTGATTTCCATGGTCGAGCCCTATCTGACCGAATCAGCCCAGTCCCCATTCTACACCCACCAGGACCTGCTGGACGAACTGGTCAGCTAG
- a CDS encoding DUF2505 domain-containing protein, whose translation MQVTAIHEYKEDLDTLLRYFSEEELILEKYQQLGTRNTRILKLEETDDGFIVETQRDVPANVPGMLKRFLGDFNTVRQKESWHWQENEQLLCNMEVELIGVPASINGKMLFSEPGNTPGIAARNEVTVTVTSSVPLVGSTLVSFICDDIKQQMQSEYQYLCDKLPQLETED comes from the coding sequence ATGCAAGTCACTGCCATACATGAATACAAGGAAGATCTGGATACCCTGCTACGCTATTTCAGTGAAGAAGAACTCATCCTGGAAAAGTATCAGCAGCTCGGTACCCGCAACACCCGGATCCTCAAGCTCGAAGAAACCGATGACGGCTTTATTGTTGAAACCCAACGGGACGTCCCGGCCAATGTTCCGGGAATGCTCAAGCGCTTCCTTGGTGATTTTAATACCGTTCGTCAGAAAGAAAGCTGGCATTGGCAGGAAAATGAGCAACTGCTGTGTAACATGGAGGTCGAGTTGATTGGCGTACCGGCATCCATCAACGGCAAGATGCTGTTCAGTGAACCGGGCAACACCCCAGGGATCGCCGCGCGCAATGAAGTAACAGTCACCGTGACCTCTTCGGTCCCTCTGGTCGGCAGCACGCTGGTCTCCTTCATTTGCGACGACATCAAGCAGCAGATGCAAAGCGAATATCAATATTTGTGTGACAAGCTGCCGCAACTGGAGACAGAGGACTAG
- the cobB gene encoding Sir2 family NAD+-dependent deacetylase, with protein MLFPYRNIVVLTGAGISAESGIRTFRDQDGLWENHHIEDVATPEGYRRDPALVQDFYNQRRQQLLSGTVAPNAAHLALAKLEQELDGKVTIVTQNIDNLHEAAGTRNIIHMHGELLKAQCSQTGQTVNWQGDISLDDHCHCCQMPAPMRPNVVWFGEMPIGMDRIHDALLEADLFISIGTSGAVYPAAGFVHEAAMHGAHTIELNLEPSEVEDEFAEKRYGPASVMVPELVDELLGKKS; from the coding sequence ATGCTTTTCCCATATCGAAATATTGTTGTATTAACCGGCGCGGGGATCTCTGCGGAATCGGGCATCCGGACCTTTCGTGATCAGGATGGGCTATGGGAAAATCATCATATTGAAGATGTTGCGACGCCAGAAGGTTATCGCCGTGATCCGGCGCTGGTGCAGGATTTTTATAATCAGCGCCGACAGCAATTGCTCAGTGGTACAGTGGCACCAAATGCCGCGCATCTGGCGCTGGCAAAGCTGGAGCAGGAGCTTGACGGCAAAGTGACCATTGTCACTCAAAACATTGATAACCTGCATGAGGCCGCTGGTACCCGAAATATTATTCACATGCATGGTGAGCTGCTGAAAGCGCAGTGTAGTCAAACCGGCCAAACCGTCAACTGGCAAGGTGATATTTCCCTTGATGATCACTGTCACTGTTGTCAGATGCCGGCACCGATGCGCCCCAATGTGGTCTGGTTTGGAGAGATGCCCATCGGTATGGATCGCATTCACGACGCGCTGCTTGAAGCGGATCTGTTTATTTCGATTGGCACTTCCGGGGCGGTGTATCCGGCGGCTGGGTTTGTCCATGAAGCTGCGATGCATGGCGCGCACACCATTGAACTGAACCTCGAGCCGAGCGAAGTCGAAGATGAATTTGCCGAGAAGCGCTATGGTCCGGCCTCGGTGATGGTTCCTGAGCTTGTCGACGAGCTGCTCGGCAAGAAATCATAG
- a CDS encoding PACE efflux transporter yields MSIKERILHSILFECFALLIMMLGASLFTRHDPAMVGGVGFALSLIAMAWNYLYNLMFDQIFGHERIARPLKMRAGHALGFELGLLVVTIPLLMWVLQLDFWAVLILDLGVVVFFLVYAMVFNWAYDLIRVKWQAKLKFVQS; encoded by the coding sequence ATGTCAATCAAGGAGCGTATCCTCCACTCGATTTTGTTTGAGTGTTTCGCCCTGCTCATCATGATGCTGGGTGCCAGCCTGTTTACCCGTCATGATCCGGCCATGGTCGGCGGGGTTGGCTTCGCCCTTTCGCTGATTGCGATGGCATGGAACTACCTCTATAACCTGATGTTTGATCAAATCTTTGGCCATGAGCGTATCGCGCGCCCCCTGAAGATGAGAGCCGGCCACGCACTCGGGTTTGAGCTAGGATTACTGGTGGTCACAATCCCACTGTTGATGTGGGTGTTGCAACTGGATTTCTGGGCCGTGCTGATTCTGGATTTGGGCGTGGTCGTGTTCTTCTTGGTCTATGCGATGGTATTTAACTGGGCATACGATCTCATTCGGGTCAAATGGCAGGCCAAGCTTAAATTTGTCCAATCCTGA
- a CDS encoding LysR family transcriptional regulator: MYSLDQLQMFVTAARLGSFSACARQLGKVQSAVSQGISNLEIDLNVALFDRSTRKPTLTLEGKHLLSFAEAILQQQKELGSAARALSKQEESQICIAVDDHLLKLAFFNLMAEFSQQFPSTSVTTMTAASVDIPTLIRSGQANIGLMISDLTIPQDVEIRYIGNLRCLPVAAPSHPLAGLESVRPSDLIPHRQILIKGGKGIATVHQQPLSARFWYADDHRTVRGYIAHGLGWTYLPEHSADEMIQAGLAKALPVTFDQKAWTVPVECLQPKGQTPGPALQWLNQALNTLLPG; this comes from the coding sequence ATGTATAGTCTCGATCAGCTACAGATGTTTGTCACAGCCGCCCGGCTGGGTTCTTTTTCAGCTTGTGCCCGCCAGTTGGGGAAAGTGCAATCAGCAGTGAGTCAGGGGATTTCGAACCTCGAAATCGATCTCAATGTGGCATTATTTGACCGCTCGACCCGCAAGCCAACCCTGACCCTTGAAGGCAAGCATCTGCTATCGTTTGCCGAAGCCATCTTGCAGCAGCAAAAAGAGTTGGGGAGCGCTGCTCGGGCACTGAGCAAGCAGGAAGAAAGCCAGATCTGTATTGCAGTAGATGATCACTTGCTGAAGCTAGCATTTTTCAACCTGATGGCTGAATTTTCCCAACAGTTTCCATCAACTTCGGTGACCACCATGACGGCGGCCAGTGTGGATATACCAACCTTGATCCGAAGCGGTCAGGCTAATATCGGGCTGATGATCAGCGACTTGACGATCCCGCAGGATGTAGAGATCCGCTATATCGGGAACCTGCGCTGTCTTCCGGTTGCCGCGCCCAGCCATCCGTTAGCTGGTCTCGAGTCCGTGAGGCCATCGGATCTTATCCCGCATCGGCAGATACTGATTAAAGGCGGTAAAGGGATCGCCACGGTCCATCAGCAGCCGCTCTCGGCGCGCTTTTGGTACGCTGATGATCATCGTACGGTACGCGGTTATATCGCACATGGCCTGGGCTGGACGTACTTACCTGAGCACAGTGCCGATGAGATGATTCAGGCCGGTTTGGCAAAAGCACTGCCAGTGACCTTTGATCAGAAAGCCTGGACGGTTCCGGTGGAGTGCCTGCAACCGAAAGGGCAGACCCCGGGGCCGGCCTTGCAGTGGCTCAATCAGGCGCTGAATACGCTGTTGCCGGGCTAG